AGAAGACGCTGCCTGTACGAATGAAGAAGTCGAGAGCCTCTCTTCCCCCAACGAGAACGAGGTCTGCGAAGATAAGCTGGTTAGCAGGGTTGTGTGAGAGTAGCCCATTTAAGAAGCTCTCCAAACTAATCTGCGCATAGCTCTCATCAACGAAGTCTGGGTATTGGGCGATAAGAAGCATGAAGACGCTCTTCTTATCTACATTTGCGATGTAGGCGTCATACTTCAGATCAAACCCCTCTTTATTACCATCGCTCATCTTCTCGCTCACGTGCTCAGGAGAACGCGGAAAGAGCATTGAGCAGCTACCGATTGTAGAGTGGTACTCCTGCCAGGAGGTCTTCATCTCTAGATTCTTATCTTTCGATCTGTTTGCCTTTGGAGCTTCTGCAGCAGACAGATTGCACTGTGCGAGAGCCATGCAGCTAATTGCGCTTACGATGATCAGATTTTTTATATTTTTAATAGATAGATTGCCCATATCTCTCCTTTTAACTTTTCATTCCTATAGCCCAGCACACAAACACAAATACTGCCCAGAGTGCGATTGTCACGATGACAAAAGGCAATATGATATTCAGAATGGCTCTCCAGACTGAAAACTTTTGGATCTCAGCCAGAGACTGGAAAAGAAGGACAAACGACCAGATCGATAGAACTGTTTGCAGGAGAAAGATGATCGTCACTACTGCAAGACTTGCTCCTTCAAACGGCAATTGAGGAAAGGTTTTAAAGAATACATCTGTGCCAAACACAAGAACAAGCAGCAGCCATAAAGCGCTTGTCGCAAGGTTAGTTACATTCGACCAGGCGATTGCTGCTCGGATCTGCTGAAATGTGCCGACCCCTCCCAGCCACTTACCTGTCCAGTGCACAAGAGCACTTGTAATCATAAAACCCAACATCCCGATCGGCGCGCAAAAGATCGCTGCGATCAGCAGAATCATTAATAAAGGGATAGAGGCTGCAAACGACATGTTCTGAGACATGTTGAGCAGCATTGGAAAACCATACACAGCAGCTAGCCACCAGATCTGATAGTTAGGATCAATGGAGACGATCGATCGGATCGTTTCACGAGGTTTTGTCCACATCTTCACCCATGGACTGCTGCTCATCTGTTTTGCCATCTCTCTACCCCTTCCTTAATTAGGCTTCTGGATATGTAATTATCCAGATAGCCCGCGCCTCTCGAGGGCCTCTAACTTCTTATTTCCGCCCCATGGACTTATCTTACAAATAAAATATTTATTATTACAATATTAAAAAGTAATTATAAGAAATTAATTTTATTAATAAAAAGATCAGAGAGAGAATCTCTCCATAATGGCAAGAAAATGGCGCTAATCTATTAGGATATCTACGGATTTAAAGGCGTAAAAAAATAGGGCGGTGCAGAAAGCACCGCACTTCAAGGATCTCGCTTCGCTTGATCAAAGGGGAGGATTACTGGTCTTCGTCGTCTTCGATGAGGTCGTCGCCGCCATCGAGGAGAGCGATCTCTTCGTCGAGGGTGTCTTCGCCTTCAAGGAAGTCTTCATCAGCATCGAGATCTTCTGATGGAGAAACCTGAGCAACTGGATTCTGGGCAGTTGTAGCTTGAGCGGCGGCTGGAGCAGCAACCGGCGCGACTGGGGCTTGGGCCACAGCAGCTGGCTGCACTGCAGGAGTAATGTCGCCCAAGAAGAGGGCGCTAAGCATGAAAAGTGATGTCATCGGTCTACCTATATTGTTTCTGCCCTCCCAAATTAACCTAAGCGCCTCTGGCTTTGCAATGTAAAAAATTATTTGAGCCGTATCTCGAAAGTGGATATATAGGAGTAAACCTAAAAAAGGAGCCCCCTATGACCACCCCTAAAAAGAGAAAAGAGCCTAATAACCCGAAAGAGCCACGCTCTTCCTCACTGACCCAGCAGATCGGCGACCTCGAGCATAAGTTTAGCATCGATATCGGCTCGCTTCTCGTTCTGATGGTAGAGGGCTCTCAAGAGCAGGTCACTCTAGCCAACCAGAAGGCTAAGAGGGATCTCATCAAGTTTGGCCCTGAGATGCAAAAACTGGCTGAGCAGGCGGGTGGGAGCTTTCCTGAAGTGGTTGAAGAGTACCTTAACAGCGTAGATGCCGTCGTGCACAGCGCATCGGGCTGGATAGATGAGGCGAAGATCAGCCACTGCTACAACATGACACAGAAGTTGAAGCAGGAGCTCGATTCATATAATAAGTGAGTCGAAATAGCCCTTTAAGTCTGGATAGCGGAATACATAGCCGCTCTTCAAGAGGCGTTTAGGCTCTACATTTGCACTTGTAAGAAGAAGCTCATTTGCCATCTCTCCAAGAAGAAGGCGTAGCACTGCAGCTGGAATGTGAAAGAAAGCAGGCCGATGCAGTTTTTCGGCAAGAAGCTTTGCAAACTCCTTTTGTGGCACAGAATGTGGAGAGCAGATGTTTACAGCTCCCCGTATATCCTGCTTTTGCAGAAGATGCGAAATTGCACCGACCATATCCTCTACTGCCACCCAGGGCATGATCTGCAAGCCGCTTCCCAATCTACCTCCGAGACCTAAACGAAATGGAGTGAGCATCTTCTGAAGAGCGCCTCCTTTAGGGCTTAGACCTATTCCAAACCGCGCATGCACAACGCGTATTCCCGACTCCTCCGCGGTGGCTGTCGACTGCTCCCACCTGCCGCATAGATCAGCAAGAAATCCATTTCCTTTGGGACTCTCCTCGGTTAGAGGCTCCAGACCGCGATCTCCATAAAATCCGCAGGCGGAGGCTGTAATAAGCGTGTGAGGCGGCTGTTTTAGGCGCGTTAGAGCCTGGCTTAAAAGCCAGGTATCTCGGCATCTGCTGAGGAAGAGCCTGTTTTTCTGTGCGTGAGTCCACCTGTGCGCGGCGATGTTTTCTCCAGCGAGATGAACCAGAGCGTCGAAGCCCTCCATCTGCTCTCTATCAAACTGCCCCGTCTGCGGATCCCAAAACACGGAGCCCTCCGCCTGCGGCTTCGCGCGCACAAGCTTCCACACCTCATGTCCCTCCCCCTCTAGCCGCAAAACTAGAGCAGACCCCACAAGCCCACTTGAACCACTAACAAGTATTTTCATATTTTTCTTCAGTTTAAAAATAACGCCTACGCCATAAAGCTATTTGTCGAACCTTTTCGAAGAGCCCAAATAGACATGTCGGATGGTGTGCGCTGACGCCACACCTCCCGCGACCACCTTGCGCTTCACCTCGCTTTGCCAAACCGTGTGCTCGAAAACAGAGTGGGCCATTGCCCTACCCTGCACGCCTTCGGCTTTTCTGCGCTACGGTTTTGCTGTGCGATCTGAATCGATCGGCTGCTCATGCGCTCATACCCCGACGGACTAACGTCTCGGTTGCGGGGCCCCTTTCGCGTCAATCGCAGGGCTAGGCAAAGAGTTTGAAGAGAAAGGTCTTCAGTCTCTTTATCTGCAACTGCGACTGGACGCGAAAGGGACCCACGACGTAGGAAGTGGGATGAGCGCCTCGAGCAGCCAATCGATTCAGATCGCACAGCAAAATCGCACCCACAGGAGAGCGCGGTGAGCGCGTCAACGGGGTAGTACTGTGTACACCCCTTCTCCGAGGACGCGATTTGGCAAAGCGAGGTGAAGCGCAAGGGGGTCGCTGGGGGGCTCCGAGAGAAGGCCGAAGGCCTATCTCCTAGCCAACCCGACATGTCTCCTCAGCGAAATTACATATTTACAGCTTATTAAATGTAGAAGCCTCTTCGGGAAACCCGAAGAGGCTTGATTAGGGGCCTATCGGCAGCAGCCGCCGCCCTTCTTGTCGGATTTGCATGAGCAGCCTGATCCACAGGATTTGCAGCAGCAGAGTTTAAGGCTCCAGACGCCAGCTAGACCGATGATCGAGTAGATCACACGGCTCATCCAGTTGGTGTTGCCTTTGCAGAGCCAAGCAACTAGGTCGAATTGGAAAAAGCCCCAAAGTCCCCAGTTAAGAGCACCAATTACAACGAGAAACATAGCAACAGTACTAACACACTTCTTCATAGAATCCTCTATTGTTTGAGATTTATGTTCAGTCTCTTCAAAACTTCTTGGAAGATCTCTCTTCTCTTATTCTCAGCTTTCTCAAGAAGCGGATAGACACGCTCAAAATAGCGGCTTCCGCGTCCGAGCAGAGCAGAGTTGAATTCGATATGCACTCCACTTAAAAGTGCTCTTCCATTTCCAACTTTACACTCAATCATCGCTGCGGGACGCTCTTCGAGATTGAGATATGAACTTAAAATCCGCACATTCGAAAATTGGTGCGGAGATTCAAAATAGCAGCCTCCGTTAAAATAGGCAAAGCACTCTTCATCTCCCCAAGAGATGTGAGCAGCTTCGACCCCCTGATCGTTTTCGTAGCTGTACTTCCCAGGACCATAAGCGGGGCCAACGGCAATGCCCGGATAGAGCTCGAGAGACCTTCTTCCGCAAACTTGGAGTCTGCCCCCTTTTTCGAATTCTATCGATTCGGATGCGAAGTAGGCGCCCGCGCAGAGTCCCAAATAGGAGCCCCCCGCCTCTACAAACCTGCGTATCTTCTGTGTCCCGATTCCATCAAGTGCAGAGTGGTAGTAGACATCTCTTCCCCCAGGCATAACTACAAGCGCCGTCTCCTTTTCCCAAGGATCGGTAATCAGCTGTTTGGCATCCATGCGCTTAATAGTGTGCTGGGTTAGATCAACCTCCTGCTGGAGGCCTTTAACAGTCTGACGCAGGGCTTCTCCCGAAACTCCCTGGTCTACATAGACAATGATATCGCGCATACTTGACTATTCCCTCTAAGATGATTAACATATCCACCATTATCTTTATTTTGTAAATACCACTATGACCGAGTTCGACGAAAAGGACCTGCTGAAGCTCACAAAACTCTGTCGTATCGAGTGTTCTGAGGCTGAGCAAAAAAAACTTTTACACAGCCTGAGAAATATTCTCTCCTACATCGATCAGTTAAAAGCTGTTGATACTGAAGATGTTGCGCCATGCAGAAGCGTACTTGAAACCCAAGTTAATGTGACCCGCGAGGATAGAGTGGAGGGCCTTTTAAGCCGCGAGCTCTTTCTATCCAACGCCCCTGCCCACACGGGAGGAATGGTACGCGTACCCCCGGTGATGAAACCATGACAGATAAAACAAAAATTCACGAACTCTCAGCAACCGCCCTAACATCTGCTTTTAAAAGCGGAGCTCTTTCAGCTGTTGAAATCGTTGAAAACAGCCTATCTCGCATAGAGAAGATCGACCCAAAAACAGAGGCCTTTCTAGCCGTCTTTAAAGAGCGCGCTCGTAAAAAAGCAGAGGCTCTAGACGAGAAGCGCAAGGCGGGCAAGCCTCTTGGCAAGCTGGCGGGGGTCCCTGTTGCACTGAAAGATAATATGCATGTGAAGGGAGAGCTGACTACCTGTGGTTCTCGCTTTCTTGCTAACTACCGTGCCGTTTTTGATGCGACTGTAACCTCTCTTCTGGAAGAGGAGGATGCTCTTCTCATCGGCAAGACAAATCTCGATGAGTTTGCGATGGGCTCTTCAACTGAAAATTCTGCATTTCACCCAACTAGAAATCCCTGGAATCTCTCCTGCTCTCCAGGGGGCTCGTCTGGAGGTTCAACAGCCGCCGTCTCAGCGCGCCTCTGCCCTCTGGCCTTAGGCAGCGATACAGGCGGTTCTATCCGCCAGCCCGCAGCATTTTGCGGCACTGTTGGTTTTAAGCCTACTTACGGCAGAGTCTCCCGTTACGGACTAGTCGCCTTCGCCTCCTCTCTGGATCAGATCGGCCCTCTTGCGAACTCTGTTGAGGACGCGGCTCTCATGATGGAGGTCATTGGACGCCACTGCGAAAAGGATTCAACAAGCATCAATCACCCAGCAGAGCCCTATTCGAAACACCTTTCCGATAACATGTCTGGAAAGAAGATCGGGGTGCCATGGAGCTTTCTCGAAGATTTAAATCCCGAGATGCAAGAGGCCTTCAAGCAGGCTGTTCAAACATTTAAAAGCCTAGGCGCTGAGATCATCGACATCGACCTTAACGTGCTTAAGCATTCGATCGCCACCTACTACATCGTCGCAACCGCCGAAGCCTCTACCAACCTGGCGCGATTCGATGGAATCCGTTACGGAGTGCGCTCTCCGCGTGCAACGACCCTAGATGAGATCTACGACTTCTCTAAACAAGAGGGGTTTGGCCCTGAAGTGAAAAATCGCATCCTACTTGGGACCTACGTGCTCTCTTCAGGATACCAGGACGCCTACTACAAAAAGGCGCAGAAGGTGCGCGCGCTTATCATTAAAAAACTGAGAGAGGCCTTTACCCGCTGCGATGCGATCTCAATGCCCTCATGCCCCTTCCCTGCGTTTACAATTGGCGCTATCCAAGAGCCGCTACAGATGTACCTACAGGACATTTATACGATCTGCGCTAATCTGGCAGGCATCCCAGCTATCAACGTTCCTTGCGGTCTTAGCAGAGATAAAAAACCTCTGGGAATT
Above is a genomic segment from Chlamydiales bacterium containing:
- a CDS encoding YIP1 family protein, which gives rise to MAKQMSSSPWVKMWTKPRETIRSIVSIDPNYQIWWLAAVYGFPMLLNMSQNMSFAASIPLLMILLIAAIFCAPIGMLGFMITSALVHWTGKWLGGVGTFQQIRAAIAWSNVTNLATSALWLLLVLVFGTDVFFKTFPQLPFEGASLAVVTIIFLLQTVLSIWSFVLLFQSLAEIQKFSVWRAILNIILPFVIVTIALWAVFVFVCWAIGMKS
- a CDS encoding TIGR01777 family protein, whose translation is MKILVSGSSGLVGSALVLRLEGEGHEVWKLVRAKPQAEGSVFWDPQTGQFDREQMEGFDALVHLAGENIAAHRWTHAQKNRLFLSRCRDTWLLSQALTRLKQPPHTLITASACGFYGDRGLEPLTEESPKGNGFLADLCGRWEQSTATAEESGIRVVHARFGIGLSPKGGALQKMLTPFRLGLGGRLGSGLQIMPWVAVEDMVGAISHLLQKQDIRGAVNICSPHSVPQKEFAKLLAEKLHRPAFFHIPAAVLRLLLGEMANELLLTSANVEPKRLLKSGYVFRYPDLKGYFDSLII
- a CDS encoding DUF378 domain-containing protein; the encoded protein is MKKCVSTVAMFLVVIGALNWGLWGFFQFDLVAWLCKGNTNWMSRVIYSIIGLAGVWSLKLCCCKSCGSGCSCKSDKKGGGCCR
- the gatC gene encoding Asp-tRNA(Asn)/Glu-tRNA(Gln) amidotransferase subunit GatC → MTEFDEKDLLKLTKLCRIECSEAEQKKLLHSLRNILSYIDQLKAVDTEDVAPCRSVLETQVNVTREDRVEGLLSRELFLSNAPAHTGGMVRVPPVMKP
- the gatA gene encoding Asp-tRNA(Asn)/Glu-tRNA(Gln) amidotransferase subunit GatA, producing MHELSATALTSAFKSGALSAVEIVENSLSRIEKIDPKTEAFLAVFKERARKKAEALDEKRKAGKPLGKLAGVPVALKDNMHVKGELTTCGSRFLANYRAVFDATVTSLLEEEDALLIGKTNLDEFAMGSSTENSAFHPTRNPWNLSCSPGGSSGGSTAAVSARLCPLALGSDTGGSIRQPAAFCGTVGFKPTYGRVSRYGLVAFASSLDQIGPLANSVEDAALMMEVIGRHCEKDSTSINHPAEPYSKHLSDNMSGKKIGVPWSFLEDLNPEMQEAFKQAVQTFKSLGAEIIDIDLNVLKHSIATYYIVATAEASTNLARFDGIRYGVRSPRATTLDEIYDFSKQEGFGPEVKNRILLGTYVLSSGYQDAYYKKAQKVRALIIKKLREAFTRCDAISMPSCPFPAFTIGAIQEPLQMYLQDIYTICANLAGIPAINVPCGLSRDKKPLGIQLLGPVMHDKVILSLAHAFEKQTKFSYNPPAASGVFS